CGATATTATTGCTGGATCTCTACACTCCATCGGCTACATTTTCTTTTCAATTGCTTGGATGAATGGTGCACTAATCAACAATTCATTACCAATCTATAGAAGAATTCCAAATTATATACTTCTTGGAACTTACAGAACTTTTGCTTATCTCGATGATTTAGCAGAATAATATTAAAATTTGCGACTTCGCATAACTTCCGCTAACCACTTCGCTTCGGCACAAGACCTCGCTTGGGCTGCGCCACATAGGCTTCTGGCACTCCCCTTGCTTACGCAAGTCTCGTTCCAGTCCCTAACGTCCCCTCCGGGACTCAGGGTCAGGGAACGTCGTCCCCCCTAGTTCGTTATACGAAAGTTTCGGGAGAACTTTATTCCTAATTTGAGGACTCAAAAAATATAAAATGAAATCTTGACAACCCCTACTGAATAGGGTATAATGGATTATTGAAAAGATTATTCGTTCATTTACCGGACTTTGATAATTTCTGGAAGAAAGCAAAACTTGACGATCAAGAACTTTTAGAGTTTCAAACTCATTTATTAGAAAATCCGAAATCTGGTGTTGTGATTAAGGAAACCAACGGGATCAGAAAAATCAGGTGGAAAAAGAAAGGATCTGGCAAAAGTTCTGGAATTCGAGTTTTCTATCTTGATGTTGAAGAGTT
This is a stretch of genomic DNA from Leptospira noumeaensis. It encodes these proteins:
- a CDS encoding type II toxin-antitoxin system RelE/ParE family toxin, which encodes MKRLFVHLPDFDNFWKKAKLDDQELLEFQTHLLENPKSGVVIKETNGIRKIRWKKKGSGKSSGIRVFYLDVEEFEILFLITLLEKNDKENLSKAQLKILGQLTLTLKEALKKGRRNS